Sequence from the Carboxydocella sporoproducens DSM 16521 genome:
GTGCGGTGAAGGTGGAAAAAGCATGATCAACCGCCGGCAATTTTTCAGCTCCCTGGGTTTGAAAACTCTGGACTGGGCCAGACAAGCTCTGGTCCAGCTCCTCAGCCAGGAAGACCTGTGGCTGCGGCCTCCAGGTGCCTTACCGGAAGAAGCCTTTTTGTTAGCCTGCACCCGCTGTGGACAGTGTGTCAATGCCTGTCCCCGGGGGTGTCTGAGCCAGCTGGGGCCTGAAGCAGGGACAGCTGTGGGCACACCGATCCTGGCATTTATAGCTGGCAAGGCCTGTAATCTCTGCGGACAATGTGCAGCCAGCTGTCAAAACGGAGCCCTGGCTTCGAACCAGGTGGGAAAAACCCTGATAGCCAGGCTGGATGCGGAAAGATGTTTGGCCTGGCAGGGAGCAATGTGCCGTGTGTGTTATGAGAGTTGTCCTAAGTTGGGAAAAGCATTGATTTTAACAGATTTTCAATACCCCACGGTAATTCAGGAGGAATGTGACGGATGCGGGTGCTGTCAACTGGCCTGCATTCAGTCCGATCCGGCAATAGCCATAAGGAGGCGAGAAGATGGCCAGCAATAAATACTTGCTACCAATGATCTTTACCATACTGGTTACTATCCTGTTCGGCGCTACCTTCGCTCTCAGCTGGGAACCTTTTATCGCCGGCCCGCCGCCGGCGAAAGTAAATCCGCCCACTATCCCCCATACCCTGCAGGGACGGGAAGGGAAATGCATACTCTGTCATAAAGATGCCGCCGGGGTTAAAATCCCCCGCACTCCCCATCCCGACCGGGCGAACTGTCTCCAGTGCCATGTCCCCAATTAAATAAAGGTGGTGGACGCGATGGTGATTTCCGGATTGTACATTCAAGTTAAGGAAGAGATGATGGAAGAGGTGGCAAAGCAGCTGGCTGCTCTGCCCGGGGTAGAGGTGCATGGCTGCTTTCCGCCGGGGAAAATTATTATTGTCCTGGAAAGCAAAAATGAAGATGATGCCCATGAAATGGTAAGCCAGACTATTGTCAACATTCCCGGTGTCCTGGGGGCTTACCTGGCCTATTGTAATTTTGAAGAACTGGTGAGCTGAAAGAGGGCTCCTGCCCTCTTTCAGCTTGGAGAGGAGGTTAGAAGATGATTACCTGCAAATGCGGTTATCAGCACCATGACACAAGCAAAATCATCAACAAACGCGATTTGCATGGCCGCCTGCGCCCTGAGTGTGCTATCTGCGGGCGACGGATTATCATCCGTTCCGTTTCTCCGCGGGAGTACAAAGACTTGCTCAGCCGGAATAGAGCCAGTTAACAGGGACCCCTTGGAGCAAAGGGGTCCCTTGCTTTTGCTTCCGTTTAAGGGTAGAATGAAAACAAAACAGGGGGAAGGTGGAACAGGACGATGCAGGTTAATGGGATTATTCTGGCTGGTGGCCGCAGCAGTCGTATGGGAAGAAACAAGGCGCTCCTGCCTCTCCAGGGGAAAGTTTTTCTGGAACGCATCCGGCAGGCGATGTTGCCAGTAGTGAAAGATATTATTCTGGTCAGCAATGAACCGGAGTGTTATCCTGACTGGCAGGGCCTCCTGGTGACGGATATCATACCACGGCGAGGGCCTTTAAGTGGCATCCATGCCGGGTTGACTGTTTCAGACTGCCACTATAACCTGGTGGTGGCCTGTGATATGCCTTTTGTCAGCACGGAGCATTTGAAGCGGTTGCGCAAGGAAGCAGAGGGCTATGATGTGGTGGTGCCGCAACATGGTGATTATTTGCAGCCCCTGTTTGCTGTTTATAGTCGCAATTGTATTGCCGCCATTGAAGACTGTCTTCTGCGGGATATCCGGAAAATTATTGCCTTTTACCCCCAGGTTAGGGTCAAGTTCTTGCCGGTGGAACGCCTGGGCGACCCGGCGGAAATGGAGCAGGTCTTTTTCAATGTCAATACTCCTGCCGACTGGCAGCAGGCCCGGCAGCTGGCAGGAGAGATAGAGGAGGAAAAGCGGCATGAGTGAACGTTACTCTGTACATACTACTATCCGCTGGCAAAAACATGAACGGACAGAACTGGAGGATCCTATAATCAGGGAATCACCTCTGACCATTTACCTGAATGGCAAGGAGATGGTTTCCCTGCTCTGCACGCCCGAATATCAGGAGGATCTGGCTCTTGGCTTTCTAACGGCAGAAGGGCTGCTGGAAAACCCTGATGATCTGCTATCTGTTCGTCTGGATGAGGAACAGGGAGCAGTCTGGGTAGAAACCCTGCGCACTCCCATGATTGCAGAACAGCTTTTCCTGAAACGGTTTATCACCACCGGCTGTGGCAAGGGAACCACCTTTTACAATGTTATGGATCACAGCCTGGCCCGGCAGGAGCGTATACCCCTGCAGGTCAAGGCTGAGGATCTGGTAGAGCTGATGCGGGAAGTGCAGCAAAAATCCGAGCTTTATCGCCTGACCGGCGGTGTACACAGTGCGGCTCTCTGTCAGGGCCGGGAAATTTTGCTTTTCCGTGAAGATGTGGGCCGGCACAATGCGGCTGACAAAATTATGGGCTATTGTTTCCGCCACCGCATTCCTATGGAGGATAAAGTCCTCCTGACCAGTGGCCGCATTTCCTCGGAAATCCTGCTGAAAGCGGCCAAAATGGGAATCGGGGCCATTGTCTCCCGCTCAGCACCTACTGACCTGGCCCTGCAGCTGGCAGAAGAACTGGGTATAACGGTGATCGGATTTGTGCGCGGCAGCCGCATGAATATCTATACCAATGCAGAGCAGGTGATAGAATGAAAATACCGGTTCTGGCCTTTGTCGGTACTTCCAATTCCGGCAAAACTACATTGTTAACCAAGATAGTTTCCCTTCTCAGCCAGCAGGGTTACCGGGTGGCAGTGGTTAAGCATCATCACCATCGTCCCCAGCTGGACCAGCCTGGGAAAGATACTTACCGCTACGCCGAGGCCGGGGCTCAGGTGGTGGTCAGTGCTTCCCCGGAAATGACGGCTTTTCTGGAATACCGGCCGGAACCGCCCCTGGCAGCCATTCTGGAGAGGATAACAGATGTGGATATTATCCTGCTGGAAGGGTTTAAATGGGAACCGGTGCCCAAGGTGGAAGTTATCCGCCGGGAGATAAGACAACATCTCATCTGTCAGCCTCAGGAATTAAAAGCAGTAGTGGGAGATATCATTTTTCCTGAACTGGATATACCTCAGTTTGATATCAATGATACGGAAGGAGTGGCTCGGTGGCTGGTCGCCAGTTATCTAACCGCCAGTTAACAGTTTTGCTGGTCAGTGGAGTTATTTTGCTTGCTGCCATCTGGCTCTGGCCCTGGTTAAAAAACTTGACGGCGGCCCGTCTGGCCGCTACCGTCCTGGGTTGGGGCTGGGCGGGCAGGGTAGTAGTTTTTTTGCTGGCTTTATTACAGGGCTCGTTGCCTGTCATCCCCTTTTTTCTGCTCGCTTCCGGAGCCGGGCTGGCTTATGGATTCTGGCAGGGAGCTTTTCTGGTATGGAGCGGGGCCGTCCTGGGTTGCCTTTTGCCCTTTTATCTGGCGCGCTTCCTGGGTTACCAGTGGGCCCAGACCTATCTTGACAAAAAGGGCTGGCACTTTCAGGCCAGACCAGCTTTTGGCTTCATGGCTGTTCTAACAGGCCGCCTGTTTCCCGTGGTACCTTCCTCGGTTATAAACATTCTGGCCGGTCTCAGCCCTCTTTCCGTCCCGGTGTTTCTGTCAGCCACCGCCCTGGGTAAATTGCCCTGGACCTTGATGTATGCTGGTCTGGGGCGACTGCTGACTAAAGGAGAGCTGCCTCTTGGTTATATCCTGATAGTTGTCAGCTTTTTGCTTATCGGCTTTACTCTTGTCTACCTGAAGTATCAAAAAAACCGCTTACTCCGGGAAAAACCGGAATAAGCGGTTTTTTTACTTGACGATCAGCACCGGACAGGGGGCCAGGTGGGCTACTTTACTGCTGATACTGCCCATAAACAGGCCTTTGACTGCTCCCAGCCCCCGGCTGCCCACTACAATCATATCATAGCCTTCATATTCTGCCACCTTGCAGATAACGGTAGCCGGGTGACCATATTTGCTCAGGGTTTGTACTTCAAAGCCATCAATGCGGAAGAAATCCCGGGCCCGGGCCAGCACGGTTTCAGCATTGATGCGAGCCTGTTCCTCGAAGACAGCGGGGCTGATTTCCCCGGCCTGATGGGCCAGAACATTGTTGGGAATATCAATAACATAGAGAACTGTTATTGCCAGGCTATCATTGAGCCGCAATAAATCCTTGACGGCTTTCAGGGCTTTATCCGAATGGCGCGAGCCATCCACGGCCACCAGGATTTTTTTCATAGGCTATCCCTCCGCTTCAGCTTATTAATATTATCTTAGCCGTTCAGGGAGAAAATTACAAGCGGAAAAGCAATTGTATGAATATTTGATAAATTACGGCGATTAGCCGCTATCTTTATTGTAATCTTTGACAGGTTGTGGTATAATGTTGCCAGCAATTTAACATGCTATTACTGTCCTTTGGATAGGAGGTGATTATGTGCTAAAAGGTGTGCTCACAGCAGTTCACGTACTATTGTCCCTGGCTTTGATCGCCACTGTTCTTCTCCAGTCGGGCCGCAGTGCCGGTTTATCTGGAG
This genomic interval carries:
- a CDS encoding 4Fe-4S binding protein → MINRRQFFSSLGLKTLDWARQALVQLLSQEDLWLRPPGALPEEAFLLACTRCGQCVNACPRGCLSQLGPEAGTAVGTPILAFIAGKACNLCGQCAASCQNGALASNQVGKTLIARLDAERCLAWQGAMCRVCYESCPKLGKALILTDFQYPTVIQEECDGCGCCQLACIQSDPAIAIRRREDGQQ
- a CDS encoding chaperone NapD — protein: MVISGLYIQVKEEMMEEVAKQLAALPGVEVHGCFPPGKIIIVLESKNEDDAHEMVSQTIVNIPGVLGAYLAYCNFEELVS
- the mobA gene encoding molybdenum cofactor guanylyltransferase — protein: MQVNGIILAGGRSSRMGRNKALLPLQGKVFLERIRQAMLPVVKDIILVSNEPECYPDWQGLLVTDIIPRRGPLSGIHAGLTVSDCHYNLVVACDMPFVSTEHLKRLRKEAEGYDVVVPQHGDYLQPLFAVYSRNCIAAIEDCLLRDIRKIIAFYPQVRVKFLPVERLGDPAEMEQVFFNVNTPADWQQARQLAGEIEEEKRHE
- the fdhD gene encoding formate dehydrogenase accessory sulfurtransferase FdhD — encoded protein: MSERYSVHTTIRWQKHERTELEDPIIRESPLTIYLNGKEMVSLLCTPEYQEDLALGFLTAEGLLENPDDLLSVRLDEEQGAVWVETLRTPMIAEQLFLKRFITTGCGKGTTFYNVMDHSLARQERIPLQVKAEDLVELMREVQQKSELYRLTGGVHSAALCQGREILLFREDVGRHNAADKIMGYCFRHRIPMEDKVLLTSGRISSEILLKAAKMGIGAIVSRSAPTDLALQLAEELGITVIGFVRGSRMNIYTNAEQVIE
- the mobB gene encoding molybdopterin-guanine dinucleotide biosynthesis protein B; the protein is MKIPVLAFVGTSNSGKTTLLTKIVSLLSQQGYRVAVVKHHHHRPQLDQPGKDTYRYAEAGAQVVVSASPEMTAFLEYRPEPPLAAILERITDVDIILLEGFKWEPVPKVEVIRREIRQHLICQPQELKAVVGDIIFPELDIPQFDINDTEGVARWLVASYLTAS
- a CDS encoding TVP38/TMEM64 family protein — protein: MAGRQLSNRQLTVLLVSGVILLAAIWLWPWLKNLTAARLAATVLGWGWAGRVVVFLLALLQGSLPVIPFFLLASGAGLAYGFWQGAFLVWSGAVLGCLLPFYLARFLGYQWAQTYLDKKGWHFQARPAFGFMAVLTGRLFPVVPSSVINILAGLSPLSVPVFLSATALGKLPWTLMYAGLGRLLTKGELPLGYILIVVSFLLIGFTLVYLKYQKNRLLREKPE
- a CDS encoding universal stress protein, producing MKKILVAVDGSRHSDKALKAVKDLLRLNDSLAITVLYVIDIPNNVLAHQAGEISPAVFEEQARINAETVLARARDFFRIDGFEVQTLSKYGHPATVICKVAEYEGYDMIVVGSRGLGAVKGLFMGSISSKVAHLAPCPVLIVK